One window of Camelina sativa cultivar DH55 chromosome 4, Cs, whole genome shotgun sequence genomic DNA carries:
- the LOC104782333 gene encoding protein ELC-like: protein MASSSSSSSVKFIEKALLATGSFALSYTDPDQKWLIRKHLTSFLQDYPNFELSTDTFNHNNGAKVQLFSLEGSLRIRNSTTQLPNVELTIWIHENYPITPPLVFINPASIPIRTNHPFVSSSGFTNSRYIETWEYPRCNLLNFIRNLKKVLANDHPFVLTDSIPKRNLSISRTEALDRLATSLHYDVLTIMERSEEEIENLWKLQSEMKQRTESVNTIITELENERETLKVRALNLKEHTDVLENWAETNYRKLTKSTSIDDMGIEEMFEIESEVEGLAEDDAIEDVLRVLEEAAARGELEIGSYLKQVRVLAREQFFIRQNRLKIQSFHI, encoded by the coding sequence atggcatcatcatcatcatcttcttcagtcAAATTCATAGAAAAAGCCCTTCTTGCCACCGGTTCCTTTGCTCTATCTTACACCGATCCTGATCAGAAATGGCTAATCAGAAAGCATCTAACTTCATTCCTCCAAGACTATCCAAACTTCGAGCTCTCAACCGATACATTCAACCACAACAACGGAGCCAAAGTTCAACTCTTTTCCCTTGAAGGATCTCTACGCATTCGAAACTCCACTACACAACTCCCAAACGTGGAATTAACCATTTGGATCCACGAAAACTACCCAATAACGCCTCCTCTAGTGTTTATAAACCCTGCTTCGATTCCAATTCGCACCAACCACCCATTCGTTAGTTCTTCAGGATTCACAAACTCTAGATACATCGAAACATGGGAATACCCACGATGCAATCTACTCAATTTCATCCGTAACCTCAAGAAAGTTCTCGCTAACGATCACCCATTTGTACTCACTGATTCAATCCCAAAACGGAACCTATCGATTTCGAGAACAGAAGCTTTAGATCGATTAGCCACGAGTCTCCACTACGACGTTCTAACAATCATGGAAAGATcagaggaagagattgagaaCCTCTGGAAACTCCAATCAGAGATGAAGCAAAGAACCGAATCTGTTAATACAATCATCACCGAGCTtgagaacgagagagagacaTTAAAGGTGAGAGCTTTGAATCTCAAAGAACACACCGATGTTTTGGAGAACTGGGCAGAGACGAACTATCGCAAACTGACGAAATCGACGTCGATTGATGATATGGGAATCGAAGAAATGTTCGAAATTGAATCGGAGGTGGAAGGATTAGCAGAAGACGACGCCATTGAAGATGTGTTGAGGGTACTGGAAGAAGCAGCGGCGAGAGGAGAGTTGGAGATAGGTTCGTATCTAAAGCAAGTGAGAGTCTTGGCCAGAGAACAATTCTTCATTAGGCAGAATCGtttaaaaatccaatcttttcATATTTGA
- the LOC104782339 gene encoding nuclear transcription factor Y subunit B-1 — MADNNTPSSPAGDGGESGGGSVREQDRYLPIANISRIMKKALPPNGKIGKDAKDTVQECVSEFISFITSEASDKCQKEKRKTVNGDDLLWAMATLGFEDYLEPLKIYLARYRELEGDSKGSGKSGDGSNRDAGGAVPGEELPSW; from the exons ATGGCGGATAACAATACACCTTCGAGCCCAGCCGGAGATGGAGGAGAAAGCGGCGGCGGCTCTGTTAGGGAGCAGGATCGATACCTTCCTATAGCTAACATCAGCAGGATCATGAAGAAAGCTTTGCCTCCTAATGGCAAGATTGGTAAAGATGCTAAGGACACTGTTCAGGAATGCGTCTCTGAGTTCATCAGCTTCATCACTAGCGA GGCCAGTGATAAGTGtcagaaagagaaaaggaaaactgTGAATGGTGATGATTTGTTGTGGGCTATGGCAACATTAGGATTTGAGGATTACCTGGAACCCCTAAAGATTTACCTTGCGAGGTACAGGGAG TTGGAG GGGGATAGTAAAGGATCAGGAAAGAGCGGAGATGGGTCTAATAGAGATGCTGGTGGGGCTGTTCCTGGTGAAGAACTGCCG AGCTGGTGA
- the LOC104784266 gene encoding adenylate isopentenyltransferase 3, chloroplastic-like — MHITSKSFCPNMDILKPYARKDKLVVIMGATGTGKSRLSVDLATRFSGEIINTDKMQVYRGLDIVSNKITSETKRGVPHHLLSVLPPGADYFTTADFCDRASFLIEAITDRGKLPIVVGGSNSFLEDLVLDGSRYDCCFLWVDVAVPILRGVVSERVDKMVANGMVEEVRELFNFSDSKNYSEGIKNAVGISEFDRFLKNEPFLDAGERQVLFSEVVEEIKKNTFTLACNEREKIQRLRSVNKWCVQRLDTTPVITTRRWKADADAAWKSLVAGPSTSYVSRFLQGHY; from the exons ATGCATATTACATCAAAAAG ctttTGTCCAAATATGGATATTTTAAAGCCCTACGCTCGCAAGGACAAACTCGTGGTCATCATGGGAGCCACCGGTACCGGCAAGTCGCGACTCTCCGTCGACCTAGCCACTCGTTTCTCGGGAGAGATCATAAATACCGACAAGATGCAAGTCTACCGAGGTCTCGACATTGTAAGCAACAAGATTACGTCCGAGACAAAACGCGGCGTCCCTCACCATCTCCTCAGCGTCCTTCCGCCTGGAGCCGACTACTTCACCACCGCGGATTTCTGCGACAGGGCGAGTTTCCTCATCGAAGCCATTACCGACCGTGGAAAACTTCCAATCGTCGTTGGCGGCTCAAACTCTTTCTTGGAGGATCTAGTCCTGGACGGGTCCAGATACGACTGCTGTTTCCTGTGGGTCGACGTGGCAGTTCCTATTTTGCGCGGTGTTGTGTCTGAGAGGGTTGATAAGATGGTGGCGAATGGAATGGTTGAGGAAGTTAGAGAACTGTTTAACTTTTCTGATTCAAAGAACTACTCGGAAGGGATCAAGAACGCAGTTGGGATTTCAGAGTTCGACAGGTTTCTCAAGAACGAGCCCTTCTTGGATGCGGGAGAGAGACAAGTGCTGTTTAGTGAAGTGGTggaagaaataaagaagaataCTTTCACGTTAGCGTGTAACGAGAGAGAAAAGATCCAGCGGTTGAGAAGTGTGAACAAGTGGTGCGTCCAGAGATTGGATACAACTCCGGTTATCACAACGCGGAGGTGGAAGGCGGATGCTGACGCGGCGTGGAAGAGTCTGGTGGCTGGGCCAAGCACCAGTTATGTGTCGCGGTTTCTGCAAGGACACTACTAA
- the LOC104782338 gene encoding DJ-1 protein homolog E, with protein MGSTTVQKSALLLCGDYMEAYETMVPLYILQSFGVNVHCVSPNRTAGDRCVMSAHDFSGLELYTELVVDQLTLNANFDDVIPENYDVIIIPGGRFTEILSADEKCVELVARFAESKKLIFTSCHSQVMLLAAGVLAGGVKCTAFESMKPLIELSGGEWWQQPGIQSMFEITDCVKDGSFVSMVGWPTLGHGIEVLLESLGAKVSSLKKDQASVLFLIGDYVEDYGVNVPFRALQALGCKVDAVTPNKKKGEVCATAVYDLEEGRQIPAEKRGHNFFVTASWDDVCVDDYDCVVVPGGRSPELLVMNEKAVALVKKFAEKDKVFAAIGQGKLLLAATGLLKGKRCASGKGMKVVVKVAGGEAVESEGCVTDGKLVTAASAEDLPAFLSDLSTALGLAVMF; from the exons ATGGGATCGACGACGGTTCAGAAATCAGCTTTGCTGTTATGTGGAGACTACATGGAAGCCTACGAGACGATGGTTCCTCTCTACATCCTCCAATCATTTGGCGTTAACGTTCACTGCGTTTCGCCAAACCGCACCGCTGGTGATCGCTGCGTTATGTCTGCCCACGATTTCTCGGGTCTCGAG ctaTACACGGAGCTAGTCGTTGACCAGTTAACTTTAAACGCTAATTTCGATGACGTCATACCCGAGAATTACGACGTCATCATCATCCCAGGAGGACGATTCACGGAGATTCTCAGCGCCGATGAGAAGTGCGTCGAACTCGTTGCGCGATTCGCCGAGTCCAAGAAGCTCATCTTCACAAGCTGCCACAGCCAGGTTATGCTGCTGGCTGCCGGAGTCCTCGCCGGCGGCGTGAAATGCACGGCGTTTGAAAGCATGAAGCCCCTGATCGAGCTCTCCGGTGGCGAGTGGTGGCAGCAGCCTGGGATACAGAGCATGTTCGAGATCACCGACTGCGTTAAAGACGGGAGCTTTGTGAGTATGGTTGGTTGGCCTACGCTTGGTCACGGGATTGAGGTTTTGCTTGAATCTCTTGGTGCCAAAGTCTCGAGCTTGAAGAAGGATCAAGCTTCTGTGCTTTTCCTCATTGGG GACTATGTAGAAGACTATGGGGTCAATGTACCGTTTAGAGCACTTCAAGCATTAGGTTGTAAAGTGGATGCAGTGACACCAAACAAGAAGAAAGGAGAGGTGTGTGCAACGGCGGTTTATGATCTTGAGGAGGGACGACAGATTCCTGCAGAGAAGCGTGGGCATAACTTCTTTGTGACTGCATCGTGGGATGATGTGTGTGTCGATGATTATGACTGTGTAGTGGTACCAGGAGGGAGATCACCTGAGCTGTTGGTTATGAATGAAAAGGCTGTTGCTTTGGTTAAGAAGTTTGCGGAGAAAGATAAGGTTTTTGCAGCTATTGGACAGGGTAAATTGCTTCTTGCAGCCACTGGTCTTCTTAAG GGGAAGCGATGCGCGAGTGGGAAGGGGATGAAGGTGGTGGTGAAGGTGGCTGGAGGCGAGGCTGTTGAATCAGAGGGATGTGTAACTGATGGGAAGCTTGTGACGGCAGCATCAGCCGAGGATTTGCCTGCCTTTTTGTCTGATTTATCAACTGCTCTTGGTCTCGCTGTCATGTTCTAA
- the LOC104782336 gene encoding protease inhibitor HPI-like, translating to MSSECPGKNSWPELVGTNGDYAARVIERENSRVDAVVIMDGIPVTGDFRCNRVRVRVDRNRIVVQVPTTG from the exons ATGTCGTCCGAATGTCCTG GGAAGAACTCGTGGCCGGAGCTTGTGGGAACAAATGGAGACTATGCGGCTAGggtgatagagagagagaacagcAGAGTCGATGCTGTCGTGATTATGGATGGAATTCCGGTGACCGGAGACTTCAGGTGCAACCGGGTCAGGGTTAGGGTTGATAGAAACCGTATCGTCGTCCAAGTCCCTACCACCGGCTAA